GAGCAGAAGGCGTGGCGCAGCTATCTGCTGATGTGGAAGCTGCTGGAGTCGCACGTGGCTCGGCATCTGCAGCGGGAGTACGGGCTGTCGGCGTCGGACTTCGAGATCCTGGTCAACCTGTCGGAGGCGCCGACCGGGCGGATGCGTGCGTTCGAGCTGGGGGAGGCGACCCAGTGGGAGAAGAGCCGGATGTCGCACCACCTGACCCGGATGGAGAAGCGGGGGCTGATCGCGAAGATCGCCTGCGACGCGCGGTACCCCGAGATCGCGATCACCGAGCAGGGGCTGGAGGCGATCCGGGCCTGCGCCCCGGCGCACGCCGCGCTGATTCGCGAGTTGGTCGTCGAGACGCTCGGCACCGACCGCCTGGTGGCGCTCGGCGAGGCCGGCGCTGAGGTGGCGGCCGCGGTCGAGAAGCACCGCCGGACCACCTGCCCGCCAGAGGTCCGCGGCGAGTGCTGACCCCGCCGCAGCTCACCAGCTGAGAGGCGCTCTCAGCAGAGTCTCAGCAGGACTTGATCGCAGCTTGAGGTTCCCTTGGCGTGGGCCTGAGCCCAGTACGGCGAGGCTGCGGGCATGGTCACCTCAGGAGTCCCTCACCTCGCCCGCACCCGCTGGCTACGGCGCGCAGGTGCCGCTGCTGTCGCGACGGCCGTACTAGGCCTCGGCAGCACCGGCCTGGCCGTCGCCGTACTGACCGCACGCCAGCCGGACACCTCCAGTACGACGGCCAGCACCCCCAACGATCAGGGCGCCAGCGACCAAGACAGCACCAGCGGACTAGGCCAGGCCGACCAGGACGCCCCCGCGCAAGGCGGGAGCAACGGCTCATGACCGCCACCCGCACCTGGACCGCCTGGAGCTGCACGGTCCGCCTCACCGTCGACGACCCCACCGCGCTCTCACCAGCCTGCGGCGAGCTCAAGCTCCTCATGGACCGGGTCGACAAGGCCGCCAGCCGCTTCCGCGACGACTCCGAGCTCGCGACGGTCAACGAGCGCGCCGGAGCGATGGTCCCGGTCTCGCGCCTGCTGGTCGACCTCGTCGACGTCAGCCTGGTCGCCGCCTCCCTCAGCGGCGGCGCGGTCGACCCCACCGTCGGCGCGGCGGTGATAGCGGCCGGCTACGACGACGACATCGAGCAGGTCCGTCAACGCAAGGCACCTGTCCTCATCCCGCCAGTCGTGCCCGGCTGGCAACGCGTGCAGCTCAACCGCAAGCAGGCCCTGATCGGCATCCCCGAAGGAAGCGCGCTGGACCTCGGTGCGACAGCCAAGGCCTGGACCGCCGACCGTGCCGCACTGGTCCTCAGCAAGCGCCACGGCTGCGCCGTACTGGTCGAGATCGGCGGAGACCTCCGCGCAGCCGGTACGCCGGCCGAACCGTGGGTCATCAAGGTCGCCGAACGCGAAGGCGACCCAGCCGTCGCCGTCACCCTCGCCCACGGAGGTCTGACCACCTCAACCCGTACGGCGCGCACGTGGGACACCGAGACCGGCACAGCCCACCACGTCATCGACCCACGCACTGGCAAGCCCGCGGACGGCCCCTACCGGACAGCCTCCATCTGGGCGCCCACTGCCGTCCGCGCGAACACCTTCAGCACAGCGATCATCGCCACCGGCGAAGCCGCACTCGGCCGTCTCACCCTGGCCCGCCACCCAGCCCGCCTAGTCGACGCCGACGGCGAAGTCACCGAGTTGGCTGGCTGGCCCGCAGCGAGCAGGGCCGCCTGATGACCCTCTGGTACCTGGCCCGCGCCGCCGGAGTCACCGCTCTGGTCCTCTTCACTGTCGCAGCCGCACTAGGCCTCCTCGCAGCAGGCGGACGCAAGCCGGAGCAACGCTTCTGGCTCCAGTACGTCCACCGCTCGGCCTCCGCCACCGGTCTGGTCCTCCTGCTGACCCACGTGGTCGCAGTACTCGCCGATGCGCACGTAGACATCAGCACGTCGGCCCTGATCCTCCCCTTCACCTCCGGCTACCGCCCCTTCGCGATCACCGTCGGCGTACTAGCCCTGTACGGCGTACTGCTCGCAGCCATCGTCGGCGCAGCCCGTGGCCGACTGGCTCGCTCCCACGCATTCACCAAGCGCTGGCGCTCGATACACGTCGCCGCCTCTGTCGGCTGGCTCCTATCGATCGGCCACAGCCTCCTCGCCGGTACCGACCGGGGTACGCCCTGGATGCTCGCCCTCACCCTCGCCTGCCTGGCCGCGGTAGGTGCAGCAGCCGCAGTCCGCCTCACCAGCCGCACAGCCAGAGCCAGTACGCCGCTCAACCTCGCCCGAGCCGGGAGAACCCGATGACCATCCTCCAGGAGACCCCGCAGCAGCTCCGGGTGATCGGCGAAGCGCGCCTTCTCGCCGGACTCGACAGCGGCCGAGCCGACCTCGCCCGTCACCTCTGGACTCACGGCGAACAACCCCAGCTGACCCGAGAGGCCTACACCACTCTCACCGAGGAGGCAGGACTCAAAGGCCGAGGCGGAGCAGGCTTCCCAGTCGCTCTGAAGCTCGCTGACCTCCCGGCCAAGGGCATCGAGGCAGTAGTCGTCAACGGCTCCGAGAGCGAACCGGTCAGCCGCAAGGACCGCCTCCTCCTCGCCCTGGCGCCCCACCTGGTCCTCGACGGCGCCACAGGTCTGGCGCGCGCCCTCGGAGCGCCCCGCGTCGTCATCGCCGTGCACGACGCCACTGCGGCCGCGTCCCTCCGGGCAGCCGTCGCCGAGCGCACCACCGACGAGGCAGAACACCGCTACCGCAGCGACGGCGTCGACATTCAGATCGCCGACACCCCCGGCCGCTTCGTCGCCGGAGAGGCCCGAGCGGTCCTCAGCATCCTCGACGGCGGCCCAGCGGTCCCACCCGGACGGCGTACGCTGCCGACCCGTCAAGGCCTCGACGGCCGCCCGACCTTCCTCTCGAACGTCGAGACCTTCGCCCAGCTCGCCGTACTCGCCCGACTCGGCTCCCGCCAGTTCAGCGCCACCGGCCTCCGCAGCGAACCCGGCACGCAACTTCTCACGATCGCCGGTGCCGTCCAGCGGCCCGGCGTACTGGAGACGCCCACCGGCATCCCGCTCGACACCGTCCTCCAGTACGTCGGTGCGGAGGCCGGTCCGGTCCTCCTCGGCGGCTATCACGGCACCTGGCTGCCGCAGACCGACGGCGTCACCCTCACTCGCCCACAGGTCTCAGCCGGCATCGTCCTGGCGCTCGGCTCGACCACCTGTCCGCTCGGCGAAGTACACCGCGTCGCACGGTGGCTCGCGAGCCAGTCGGCCGGCCAGTGCGGCCCCTGCCTGTTCGGACTCGGCGCACTGGTCGACGACTTCGCCCGGCTCCTCCAAGGCGACCCCACCGGCTGGCAGGACGCGCAACGCCACCTCGGGCTGGTCCCCGGTCGAGGCGCCTGCGCACACCCCGACGGCTCGTCGCGCTTCCTGGCCTCGGCCTTGGAGGTCTTCAGCGACGACCTGGACAGACACCTGACCACCGGCACCTGCGGCCGCGCCGTACAAGGTGTCCTTCCTGTCCCCGGAGGTGCTTGGTGACGGACCGCCAGCTCGAAATAGACTGGACCCGCTGCGACGGACACGGCCTCTGCGCCACTCTGCTGCCCGACGACGTCACGCTCGACGAGTGGGGTTTCCCGATCCTCAGCGGCCGCCGCGTCACTCCAGGTGAGCTCACGAACGCCCGCCGCGCAGCCCTCGCCTGCCCGGCCCTGGCCCTGCGGCTGCACCGGACCTGAACGGCGCCCGTCCAGCTGTTAAATGTGAGCTGTAAGGCACCTCGAAAGGACCGTCCCGCCATCACACCAGTGACAGAAGTGGACTAATCTCTGAGGGAGGCGCACAACGGCGTGCGGCCGGGCGCGGCAGCGTCGAGATCACGCGTGTGGAACGGTGGGGAATGCAGAGCAAGCTGGACGTCCAGAAGGCCGATGTGCTCGCCAAGGCAGTGGCTGCGGGAACACACGGGCACGACAAGTCGGTGGACCCCGAGAAGCTGAGGAGCTTCCTGGAGCGGTACTACCGGTACGTGGCCGCCGAGGACGTGGCCGAGCGCCAGCCGCAGGACTGCCTGGGCGCGGCCAAGCACCACTACAAGTCGGCCACCTCGCGTCCGCAGGGCACGGCCAAGGTGCACGTCTTCACCCCGACGGTGGAGGAGCACGGCTGGTCGGCCAACGGCCGGACCGTGGTCGAGATCGTGGTCGACGACATGCCGTTCCTGGTCGACAGCGCCGCGATGGTCGTCACCGACCGCGGCCTGGAGCTGCAGCTGCTGATCCACCCGCAGTTCGTCGTACGCCGTGACGTCGCCGGCACCCTGCAGGAGGTCCTGGACGACGCCAGCGTGCCGGACGGGCACGACCTGGTCCGCGAGAGCTGGATGCACCTCGAGGTCGAGCGGATCGCCGACCCGGCCGAGCACCGCGAGCTGGAGAAGGCGCTGCAGCGCGTCCTCGGTGACGTGCGCGAGGCCGTCGAGGACTGGCCGAAGATGCACGAGAAGGCCGTCGGCATCGCCAACGACCTGGCCGTGAAGGGCGCGAGCCTGCCGGTCGGCGCGACCGAGGTCGAGGAGGCCCGCGAGCTGCTCGAGTGGCTCGCCGACGAGCACTTCACCTTCCTCGGCTACCGCGAGTACGCGTTCACCATGCGCGGCGACCAGGGCCTCCTGCGCGGCGTACCGGGCACCGGCCTGGGCATCCTGCGCCCTGACCCGGCCCAGGGCGAGAACGCCGGGCTGCTGCCGCCGGAGGTGAGCGCCAAGGCTCGCGAGAAGAAGCTCCTGATCCTGACGAAGGCGAACTCGCGCTCCACCGTGCACCGCTCGTCGTACCTGGACTACGTCGGTATCAAGTCCTTCGACGAGAACGGCGAACCGGTCGCCGAGCAGCGCTTCATCGGTCTGCTGTCGTCGACGGCGTACACCGAGAGCGTCATGCAGGTCCCGGTGCTGCGGCGCAAGGCGCTGGAGCTGTTCCGGCTGACCGGCTTCGACCCGAACAGCCACAGTGGCAAGGGCCTGCTCGACGTCCTGGAGACCTACCCGCGCGACGAGCTGCTGCAGGCGCCGGTCGAGGACCTGCTGCCGATCGTGCAGTCCGTGCTGCACCTGCAGGAGCGCCGCGCGGTCAAGCTGTTCGTACGGCGTGACGTCTACAACCGCTACCTGTCCTGCCTGGTCTACCTCCCGCGCGACCGCTACACCACCGCGGTCCGGCTGAAGATGCAGCAGATCCTCAAGGACGCGATCGGCGCCGACTCGGTCGACTACGCCGCCTACGTGACCGAGTCCGTGCTGGCCCGGGTGCACTTCGTGGTCCGGATGAAGCAGGGCCAGACGGTCGGCGAGTACGACGCCGACCTGCTGGAGCAGCGGGTGGTCGAGGCGACCCGCGCCTGGCAGGACGACTTCGCCGTGGCGCTGCACGCGCTCGGCGGCGACGGCGCCGTCACCCGCCTGAACAACCAGTACGCCGGTGCGTTCCCGGAGGCGTACAAGGAGGACTTCGACGCCCGCGTCGCCGTCCAGGACGTCACGATCCTCGACAAGCT
The Kribbella italica DNA segment above includes these coding regions:
- a CDS encoding MarR family transcriptional regulator; translation: MANEPWLGDDEQKAWRSYLLMWKLLESHVARHLQREYGLSASDFEILVNLSEAPTGRMRAFELGEATQWEKSRMSHHLTRMEKRGLIAKIACDARYPEIAITEQGLEAIRACAPAHAALIRELVVETLGTDRLVALGEAGAEVAAAVEKHRRTTCPPEVRGEC
- a CDS encoding FAD:protein FMN transferase, whose translation is MTATRTWTAWSCTVRLTVDDPTALSPACGELKLLMDRVDKAASRFRDDSELATVNERAGAMVPVSRLLVDLVDVSLVAASLSGGAVDPTVGAAVIAAGYDDDIEQVRQRKAPVLIPPVVPGWQRVQLNRKQALIGIPEGSALDLGATAKAWTADRAALVLSKRHGCAVLVEIGGDLRAAGTPAEPWVIKVAEREGDPAVAVTLAHGGLTTSTRTARTWDTETGTAHHVIDPRTGKPADGPYRTASIWAPTAVRANTFSTAIIATGEAALGRLTLARHPARLVDADGEVTELAGWPAASRAA
- a CDS encoding ferric reductase encodes the protein MTLWYLARAAGVTALVLFTVAAALGLLAAGGRKPEQRFWLQYVHRSASATGLVLLLTHVVAVLADAHVDISTSALILPFTSGYRPFAITVGVLALYGVLLAAIVGAARGRLARSHAFTKRWRSIHVAASVGWLLSIGHSLLAGTDRGTPWMLALTLACLAAVGAAAAVRLTSRTARASTPLNLARAGRTR
- a CDS encoding NADH-ubiquinone oxidoreductase-F iron-sulfur binding region domain-containing protein; this translates as MTILQETPQQLRVIGEARLLAGLDSGRADLARHLWTHGEQPQLTREAYTTLTEEAGLKGRGGAGFPVALKLADLPAKGIEAVVVNGSESEPVSRKDRLLLALAPHLVLDGATGLARALGAPRVVIAVHDATAAASLRAAVAERTTDEAEHRYRSDGVDIQIADTPGRFVAGEARAVLSILDGGPAVPPGRRTLPTRQGLDGRPTFLSNVETFAQLAVLARLGSRQFSATGLRSEPGTQLLTIAGAVQRPGVLETPTGIPLDTVLQYVGAEAGPVLLGGYHGTWLPQTDGVTLTRPQVSAGIVLALGSTTCPLGEVHRVARWLASQSAGQCGPCLFGLGALVDDFARLLQGDPTGWQDAQRHLGLVPGRGACAHPDGSSRFLASALEVFSDDLDRHLTTGTCGRAVQGVLPVPGGAW
- a CDS encoding ferredoxin, with the protein product MTDRQLEIDWTRCDGHGLCATLLPDDVTLDEWGFPILSGRRVTPGELTNARRAALACPALALRLHRT